A segment of the Paracoccus suum genome:
GCGATGGCGGCGGCGCGGAACGATGCCCTCGGCTGGGCCGCCCGTGCACGCGGGGCCCTCGCGCCCCTGCCCTATGGGAAGATCAAGTCGACGCTCCAGGACCTCAGCGATTTCGTCGTCCAGCGGATCGCCTGACCCGTCGTTGCGGACGATAGGGTCGCAGGCCAAACGGCGCGCGGCCATTCTCGTGCCCCTGTGGCTCAGTTGGAATAGGCCCGCTCGCCATGGGTGGTCAGGTCCAACCCCTCACGCTCGTCGTTTTCGGTCACCCGCAGGCCCAGGATGGCGCGCAGGCCCACCAGGATAACGGCCGAGACCGCGCCTGACCACAGCACCGCCACCCCGACGCCGATGAGTTGCTTGGCTACCTGCGCACCGATCGAAAATGCCTCGCCAGCAAAGCCGCCGAGGCCCGGGGCGGCAAAGACGCCGGTCAGTACTGCGCCGACGATCCCGCCGACGCCATGGATGCCGAATACGTCGAGGCTGTCGTCATAGCCCAGCGTTCTTTTAAGCCCGACGACCGCCCACAGGCAGATCAGCCCCGCGGCCAGTCCGATCACCAGCGCGCCCATGGTGCCGACAGTGCCCGCCGCAGGCGTGATCGCGACCAGTCCAGCGACTGCGCCCGATACCGCGCCGAGCATGCTTGGGTGACCGCGATACGCCCATTCGGCGAGCGTCCAGGCGAGGGCGGCGGCGGCCGGTGCGACCAACGTCGCCAGCAGTGCCTGCACCGTCAGGGCGTTCGCCTCGAGGTTCGAGCCGGCGTTGAAGCCGAACCAGCCGACCCACAACAGGCAGCCGCCGATCATGGTGAAGGTCAGGTTGTGCGGCAGCATCTGGTCACGGCCAAACCCAAGGCGCGGGCCGACCATGATCGCCGCCACCAGCGCCGCGACGCCGCTGTTGATATGGACGACCGTGCCGCCCGCAAAATCCAGAGCGCCGAGGCGGAACAGCGCCCCGCCCGAGTACCAGACCAGATGCGCCATCGGCAGATAGGCAAAAGTGAACCATAGCACCGCAAATACCAGCACGGCCGAGAATTTCATCCGCTCGACGACGCCGCCGACGATCAACGCCGGGGCGATGCAGGCGAACGTGAGTTGAAAGGCCACGAATGAAAGTTCTGGCAGTCGCACGCCGTCGCTGAAGGTGGCGACGGTCGAGTCCAGCGTCACGCCGCGCAGGAACGCCTTGTCCAGCCCACCGATGAACGAGGCGACGCCGCCCCCCGCCTCGGGCCCGGTAAAAGCGAGGCTGTAGCCGTAGATCACCCAGAGCAAGGTGATCACGCAGAAAATCGTGAAAACCTGCATCAGCACGCTGAGCATGTTCCGCGCCCGGACCAGTCCGCCATAGAACAGCGCAAGCCCCGGCAGGATCATCGTTACGACGAGGATGGTCGAGACGAGCATCCAGGTCACGTCCCCCTTGTCGACGGAGCCGGTGCCCATGGCGACCACGGTGTCTTGCGCTGCAGCAGGCAGCGCACCCGCTATCAGCAACGCGAGGGTGAACATCGCACTTGTTGGGGGCGTGGGGATTGGCCGGGGCCGGTATCGGGTCATGTGTCACCTCTTGTCTGTCCGGCAACTCAGCGGCGCGGGCAGCAGGGCGCTCAAGCGCGGGATGGCCCCTGTCGCGCCGCATTGGGCGAAACGCCGCCTCCTTGGGCAGAATCTCCTGAAACTGCCCGCAAAGACGGCAGGTCACGGTTGGGTCAGGGCCGTTCCCACGCGCGGCGCATTGCTGTATCGTCGCGGCCAACAGGCCGCAGTAAAGCGGCCGCGCATGACGGGCAGACCTCAGTACATGAAGAAACCGACTGGTAATCCCCGGCGCATCGCCGCCGACCAGCGCTATTCCGCGCCGTCCAAGACTGCCTCGGGCCAGCCGCGGCGCGGCGGACGGGGCGGGCGCGGACCGCGCCGCGGCAATGCCATCACGCGCGGCGTGACCGGCACCTTCGTGCTGCTCTGGCGGATCTTGTGGGGCTCGGTCTGGCGGCTTGGCCTGACGATGTTCCTGATCCTCGGCCTTGCCGTCGCTTATTTCTACCAGGGCCTGCCCGAGGCATCCAAGCTGTTCGACGGGCGCGCCCGCGGCAGCGTCACCATGCTCGACACCGACGGCCGGGTCTTTGCTTGGCGCGGCGAGACCTTCGGCATGGTCACCTCGGACAAGATCGCCCCGGTCTTGCGCCAGGCCGTCGTCGCGACCGAGGACCGGCGCTTTTATCGCCACTTCGGCGTCGATCCGCGCGGCATCGCCAGCGCGATTAAGATCAACCTCGCCGAAGGGCGCGGCGCGCTGGAGGGGAACGGGGGCTCGACCATCACGCAGCAGGTCAGCAAACTGCTGTGCCTGGGCGAGACCTTCGATCCGACCCGCTGGAAGGACGAGGCCGCATTCGAGGCCGACTGCCGCGCCAGCAGCCTGTGGCGCAAGATCAAGGAAGTCCCTTACGCCATGGCGATGGAGGTGAAATACTCCAAGGACGACATCCTCAACATCTACATGAACCGCAGCTACCTGGGCGCCGGTGCGCGCGGCTTCGAAGCTGCGGCACAGCGTTATTTCAACAAGCCCGCGGCCGACGTGACCATCCCCGAGGCGGCGATGCTGGCCGGCCTGCTGAAGGCGCCCAGCTATTTCTCGCCGGTCAGCAACATTGCCCGCTCGCGTGACCGGGCGGGTGTAGTGCTGGGGCTGATGGCGAGCCAAGGTTACATCACCCCCGAGCAGCTGGCCGCCGCCAAGGCCGAGCCCGCCAAGCTGAGCCGCGCCGCCACCGCTCGCGCCGGCGGCTATTTCGCCGATTGGCTGATGGAGAGCGGGCCCGGTTTCCTGACCAGCGAGACGACCGAGGACGTGACGCTGAAGACGACCTTCGACCAGCGGGTTCAGCGCGCCGCCGAGCGCGCGCTGAACAAGATCTTTGACGAGAAGGTCAACGAGGGCTCCAAGGCGCAGGCCGCGGTCGTGGTCATGAGCAGCGACGGCGCCGTCCGGGCAATGATCGGCGGCCGCAGCAATACCGCCGACGGCACCTTCAACCGCGCAACGCAGGCCCGGCGCCAGCCCGGCTCCAGCTTCAAGCCGTTCGTCTACGCGGCGGCCCTCGACCAGGGGTATTCGCCCGATTCGCGGGTGCTGGATGCGCCACTGACAATCAACATCCGCGGCTCGGGGCCGTGGTCGCCGCAGAACTATACCCGCAACTACCGGGGCGAGGTGACGCTGACGACCGCGCTGTCGCAATCGCTGAACACCGCCACCATCCGCCTGCAGGAGGCTGTTGGCCGCGATGCCGTGCGCCGCATCGCCGAAGATTTCGGCTTTGCCCATGACCTCGCCTCCGGCCCGTCCCTCGGCCTCGGCGTCAGCGAGACCACGCTGCTGGAAATGACCGGCGCCTATGCCGGCATCCGCAACGGCGGTACTGCCGTGCGCCCCTACGGGATGATCGAACTCCGCCTGAAATCCGACGAGCGCCCGCTGATCGGCCAGTCGGGCGGCATGGGTACCCGCGTCATCTCGCAAAAGGCGGCAGGAGAGTTGATCGGCATGATGCGCAACGTCATCCAGCACGGCACTGGCACCCGGGCCAAGCTGCCGGGCGGGCGCGATGCCGCGGGCAAGACCGGCACCACCTCCAGCTATCGCGATGCGTGGTTCATTGGCTTTACCGATCAATATGTGACCGGCGTCTGGATGGGCTATGACGACAACAAGCCGCTGAAAGGCGTCACCGGCGGCGGCCTGCCGGCCGAAATCTGGCAGGCCGTCATGGCCGAGATCAGTGACGGTCTGCCGAACGTGCCGCTGGGCACCGATTTCCCGGACGGCGCGGGCGCAACGCAGATCACCCCGGTGGCCATCGAGGGCGGCGATCCCTTGGCAGCGGCCCTGGGCGAGGCGCTTGGCCAGCCGGGCGGCCAGCTGGCGGCCCCGCAGGTGGCGGGCAACGTCCAGACCTCTGACCCGACCAACGCCCCGACCCGCCCGGTCCGTGTCGTGCCGCAAAGCCAGGGCGCACAGGGCGCGCGCGACCCGTTGGCCGACGCGCTGGGCGGCATTCTGGGCGGGACCTGACGCGCTGTCAGTTCAGAGCGGGCGCCAGGATCTGACCCCCGGCGCCCGCATTTTTTGAATCCATGGCGTGTGACAAACCAGCTGAAGCGCCGGTCCTGTTACGGCACGTCAGCTAGCGCGGGCTAGATCGCTCGCCAGAGCGTTGATATCGCCCTTGTGCCGACCCAGAAGCGCCGCGATCTCGGCCCGTTCGGTCGAGATCATGTTCACACCCTCGACGATCAGGTTGAAGAATCGCACCTGCCCCGACTTGTCGGATACGTGCCATTCGACGGCGATCGGCTCCTGTCCGTTCAGATAGGCGGTCGACTGCACTGCGACGAAGGACTTGACCGGCGCCGCCTGCCCGACATCGATGCGACCGCCGACAAAGTCGTGGAAACGCTTGCCGTATTTGCGGCCGATATAGCCGGTGAAAGCGTTGGTATAATTAGTCAGCGCTGCCGGCTGGGCCTGACGCGCCGCCGGGCCCAGGCAACTGCGTGCAATCACCGGCACATCGGCGTAGCGCACAAAGATGTCCGTGAATCTGGCATACATCTGCGGCGCCGGAAGGCCGGAGTTGATGACCGAATAGACATCGGCCACGGCGTGCTGGATCAGCGTGCGGGCCCCGTCGGTTGACAGGGCCAGCGCGGGGCGCGCGACCGCCAGGACACCTGCCCCGGCCATCAGCCCAAGAAAACCGCGCCGCGTTTCAGTCGCTATATGGGTCAATGATTTCGGCCTCCTGCCCCAGCTCATGTCGGCGATGTTGTTGATACAGCAGCTTTGTCTGCGTGTAGCTGTCGGCACTGTCATGCAGCACGCTATCCACGGTATCGCCGTATTTGGCGCGCTTGCCGACTTTGGCCACGATCTTGACCGCCCGCGCAGCCACCCGCGCGTCGTCTGGCAGCCACTGGTCCATCGGATCGATCAGCCAATCGACGACCCGGCCGGCCGCGTCACGCTCGGACGAGGGACCGAGAATCGGCAACTCGAGGTAGGCGCCCTCGGGCACGCCCCAGACATGCAGAGTCTCGCCGAAATCGGTGTCGACCTCGGTCAGCGCGAACTCGCGCCCGGCCGGATCCATCAGGCCGCCGAGGCCAAGGGTCGAGTTCACCAGAAACCGCCCCGCATTCTGCGCCGCGGGTTGCGGCCGTCCCTGCAGTAGATGGTTCACAACCTTGCCGGGCAGCGACAGGTTGCCGCCGATATTGGTAATGCCGTCCATCAGCGAAGGCGCAGCCGCGGCATCAGCTGAGGGCGCGCCTTGCGCCTTACCCCGCTTCAGCGGCGAGGTCAGCGGCCGCACGACCTTGGCGTCGACGCCGGCGTTGAAGGCATGCATCTGCCGGTTGAAGGGCGCATATGGGTCATCCCCCCTGCCGGCGCAGGCCGACAGCACCAGCATGGCGCCAATGGCCGCGCAGCGGCCGAGGAAAGGGGCGGGGGGTAAAGATTTGTGAACCATTTGGCGCTAGGACGTAGCGAATCCGGATGGCCCGCGCTAGACATCGTCTCGACACCCTCGGGGGTTTTGGCGGCCCAGCGCCGGTTTTGCGCGGCCAGTTCACGGGCGGAGTTCTGAATGGCGCAGGCGCCAATGCGGCACGATGGACGCAAAGAGCTGGCTTCAGCCCGTGCCACAGGCTGGTCCCTGCTGGTCCCGGTCGGGCTTTTTTCCATTGCAGTCAATATATTGATGCTGACGGGCCCGCTGTTCATGCTGCAGGTCTATGACCGGGTGCTGTCCAGCCGCTCGGTGCCGACGCTCGCGGCGCTGTTCGCCTTGATCACTTTCCTGTTCCTGCTGATGGGCGTGATCGACCTGATGCGCAACCGGGTGATGCTGCGCGTCGCCGCCCGCTTTCAGGAACGGATGGAGGGTCGGGTTTTCGCGGCCTCTCTGCAGGAGGGCGGCGAGAGCGGCAACGAGCATGTGGTCAAGGCCGGCTTGCGCGATCTCGACTCGATCTACCGGCTGGTTTCCTCGCCGTTGCTGCTGGCGCTGTTCGACCTGCCCTTCGCGCCGTTCTTCATGGCGGCGGTGTTCCTGCTGCACCCGGTTCTCGGCTACGTCGCCCTGGCCGGCGCGGCATTCCTGGTGGTGGTCACGCTCCTCAACCAGTGGCTGTCGCGGGCTCCGCTGCACCAGGCGATGCTCAGCGGCGCGCAGGCGGACCGCATGTCGGAACTCTATCGCGACGCGGGCGAACTTGTCGGCGCGCTGGGCATGCGTGGCGCCGCCTATGCGCGCTGGAAGGCGGCCCGGGACAGCGCCACCGGCGCCTCGGTCGTGGGCGCGGACCGCGCGGCGACCTTTACCGTCATGTCGCGCACCTTCCGCCTGTTTCTGCAAAGCGCCCTGCTCGCCGCCGGCGCCTGGTTGGTCCTGCGCCAGGAAGTCACGCCCGGTGCGATGATCGCCTCATCGATCCTGATGGGGCGTGCCCTCGCCCCGGTCGAGCAGGTGGTCGGCGGCTGGTCCATGGTCCAGCGCGCCCAGGATGGCTGGGCCCGCCTTGCGGCGCTGCTGTCGCGCCAACCCCCGGTCCAGCGCCGTACCGCGCTGCCCCGTCCCCCCGCCCGGCTGGAGGTGAATCACCTGTCGGTCGTGCCGCCAGGCCAGCAGATCGCCACCCTGCGCGGGGTCAGCTTTTCCCTCTCGCCCGGTCAGGCCATGGGCGTGATCGGCCCCTCGGGCGCGGGCAAGACGACCCTCGCCAAGGCGCTGATCGGCGGCTGGCCGCCGGGCGCTGGAACCATCCGCCTTGGCGGCGCCACGCTCGACCAGTACGAGCCTGACGTTCTCGGCCGCCTGATCGGCTATCTGCCGCAGCAGGTCATGCTGTTCGACGGCACCATCGCCGAGAATATCGCTCGCCTCAGCGAGCGTCCCGACGCCGAGCGCGTGGTCGCCGCTGCGACCGCCGCCAACGCCCATCGCATGATTCTGGACCTGCCGCAGGGTTACGACACGCGCGTCACCCAGACCGGAGGGCGCCTCTCGGGCGGGCAGATCCAGCGCATTGGCCTCGCCCGCGCGCTCTATGACGAGCCGGTGCTGTTCATTCTGGACGAGCCGAACTCGAACCTCGACAATGACGGCTCACTGGCGCTGAACCAGGCGATCCGCGCGATCAAGGCGCGCGGCGGGGCGGTCATCATCATGGCCCACCGCCCCGCCGCTATTTCCGAATGCGACGTGCTGCTGATGCTCGATTCGGGGATGCGCCGCGCCTTTGGCCCGCGCGACGAGGTGCTGAAGTCGATGGTTAAGAACGCCGAGGAAATCCGCCGCGGCGCCGGGACGGGGACAGGGGTCGCATGAGCGATTCGCGCAAAGAACCCGACGATGCGGTCGCCGCCTCGCCGACTGACCAGGCGGCGGCCCGCAAGCCGTCGGTGCAGCCTTACCGCATCGCCGGCGTCACCGCCGCCCCGTATCAGTCGGGACGCAGCACCCGTCATATCGAGGGGGCCACCGAGCGGACGTCGGCTGCCGGCGCGCCATTGCCCGAGGCGGCCGCTGCAGGTGTGCGGCCCGAATCGGATACGCCGCCCGGCACGGGGACTAGACCGAACGCGCCTCACCTCGGCGCCGCTACCCGGCGGGACGCGCCGCATCTTGGCGATCGACAGCCCAAGGAAGCCCAAGCTGATGCAGCAGCAACTTCTCAAGCGGCCTCCACCGCCGCTCCGCGCGAGCCTGCCCCACGGGCCGCCTCGACCGCGCTGACGGAACGGCAGGCCAGCCTGCGCCCGGTTCCAACCGCCGGCCCGCCGGCCCCCCCCGCCTTGCCGCCTGCGCATAGGCCGCCCCCCGACCTGCCGCCCCCGCCCCCTCCCCGCCGCTGGTCGGCCCAAGGCGCGGTGCTCATGGGTTTCCTAGCTCTGTTCATCCTCTTTGGCGGCTTTGGTGCTTGGGCGTGGGGCGCACGCATCGCCGGCGCCGTGGTGGCCAGCGGCCAGGTCGAGGTCGAGCAGCACCGCCAGATTGTCCAGCACCCGGACGGCGGCGTGGTCGACGAGATACTGGTCCGCGACGGGCAGTCTGTGAAAGCGGGCCAGCCCCTGATCCGCCTCGACGGCAGCTTGCTGCGCACTGAACTTGCGATCGTCGAAGGCCAGTATTTCGAACTGCTGTCCCGCCGCGGCCGCCTTGAGGCAGAGCGCGCCGACAGCACCACCCTGACCTTCCCCCAAGAACTGGTCGTGGCCGCCAAGACCAACACCGACGCGCGCGACCTGATCGCGGGACAGGAGGATCTGTTCCGAGCCAGCTTGGCGACACTGACCCAATCGCTGGACCAGCTCGACAAGCAGATCGACCAGATCCATTCCCAGATCGTCGGCATCGACGCGCAAAAGGATGCCTTGGCGCAGCAGCGCGCGCTGATCGGCGAAGAATTGACCGACGCCGAGACCCTGCTGAAAAAGGGGCTCGCG
Coding sequences within it:
- a CDS encoding transglycosylase domain-containing protein; the protein is MKKPTGNPRRIAADQRYSAPSKTASGQPRRGGRGGRGPRRGNAITRGVTGTFVLLWRILWGSVWRLGLTMFLILGLAVAYFYQGLPEASKLFDGRARGSVTMLDTDGRVFAWRGETFGMVTSDKIAPVLRQAVVATEDRRFYRHFGVDPRGIASAIKINLAEGRGALEGNGGSTITQQVSKLLCLGETFDPTRWKDEAAFEADCRASSLWRKIKEVPYAMAMEVKYSKDDILNIYMNRSYLGAGARGFEAAAQRYFNKPAADVTIPEAAMLAGLLKAPSYFSPVSNIARSRDRAGVVLGLMASQGYITPEQLAAAKAEPAKLSRAATARAGGYFADWLMESGPGFLTSETTEDVTLKTTFDQRVQRAAERALNKIFDEKVNEGSKAQAAVVVMSSDGAVRAMIGGRSNTADGTFNRATQARRQPGSSFKPFVYAAALDQGYSPDSRVLDAPLTINIRGSGPWSPQNYTRNYRGEVTLTTALSQSLNTATIRLQEAVGRDAVRRIAEDFGFAHDLASGPSLGLGVSETTLLEMTGAYAGIRNGGTAVRPYGMIELRLKSDERPLIGQSGGMGTRVISQKAAGELIGMMRNVIQHGTGTRAKLPGGRDAAGKTGTTSSYRDAWFIGFTDQYVTGVWMGYDDNKPLKGVTGGGLPAEIWQAVMAEISDGLPNVPLGTDFPDGAGATQITPVAIEGGDPLAAALGEALGQPGGQLAAPQVAGNVQTSDPTNAPTRPVRVVPQSQGAQGARDPLADALGGILGGT
- a CDS encoding MlaC/ttg2D family ABC transporter substrate-binding protein; protein product: MTHIATETRRGFLGLMAGAGVLAVARPALALSTDGARTLIQHAVADVYSVINSGLPAPQMYARFTDIFVRYADVPVIARSCLGPAARQAQPAALTNYTNAFTGYIGRKYGKRFHDFVGGRIDVGQAAPVKSFVAVQSTAYLNGQEPIAVEWHVSDKSGQVRFFNLIVEGVNMISTERAEIAALLGRHKGDINALASDLARAS
- a CDS encoding ammonium transporter, with translation MTRYRPRPIPTPPTSAMFTLALLIAGALPAAAQDTVVAMGTGSVDKGDVTWMLVSTILVVTMILPGLALFYGGLVRARNMLSVLMQVFTIFCVITLLWVIYGYSLAFTGPEAGGGVASFIGGLDKAFLRGVTLDSTVATFSDGVRLPELSFVAFQLTFACIAPALIVGGVVERMKFSAVLVFAVLWFTFAYLPMAHLVWYSGGALFRLGALDFAGGTVVHINSGVAALVAAIMVGPRLGFGRDQMLPHNLTFTMIGGCLLWVGWFGFNAGSNLEANALTVQALLATLVAPAAAALAWTLAEWAYRGHPSMLGAVSGAVAGLVAITPAAGTVGTMGALVIGLAAGLICLWAVVGLKRTLGYDDSLDVFGIHGVGGIVGAVLTGVFAAPGLGGFAGEAFSIGAQVAKQLIGVGVAVLWSGAVSAVILVGLRAILGLRVTENDEREGLDLTTHGERAYSN
- a CDS encoding type I secretion system permease/ATPase: MAQAPMRHDGRKELASARATGWSLLVPVGLFSIAVNILMLTGPLFMLQVYDRVLSSRSVPTLAALFALITFLFLLMGVIDLMRNRVMLRVAARFQERMEGRVFAASLQEGGESGNEHVVKAGLRDLDSIYRLVSSPLLLALFDLPFAPFFMAAVFLLHPVLGYVALAGAAFLVVVTLLNQWLSRAPLHQAMLSGAQADRMSELYRDAGELVGALGMRGAAYARWKAARDSATGASVVGADRAATFTVMSRTFRLFLQSALLAAGAWLVLRQEVTPGAMIASSILMGRALAPVEQVVGGWSMVQRAQDGWARLAALLSRQPPVQRRTALPRPPARLEVNHLSVVPPGQQIATLRGVSFSLSPGQAMGVIGPSGAGKTTLAKALIGGWPPGAGTIRLGGATLDQYEPDVLGRLIGYLPQQVMLFDGTIAENIARLSERPDAERVVAAATAANAHRMILDLPQGYDTRVTQTGGRLSGGQIQRIGLARALYDEPVLFILDEPNSNLDNDGSLALNQAIRAIKARGGAVIIMAHRPAAISECDVLLMLDSGMRRAFGPRDEVLKSMVKNAEEIRRGAGTGTGVA
- a CDS encoding MlaA family lipoprotein, encoding MLVLSACAGRGDDPYAPFNRQMHAFNAGVDAKVVRPLTSPLKRGKAQGAPSADAAAAPSLMDGITNIGGNLSLPGKVVNHLLQGRPQPAAQNAGRFLVNSTLGLGGLMDPAGREFALTEVDTDFGETLHVWGVPEGAYLELPILGPSSERDAAGRVVDWLIDPMDQWLPDDARVAARAVKIVAKVGKRAKYGDTVDSVLHDSADSYTQTKLLYQQHRRHELGQEAEIIDPYSD